From Scleropages formosus chromosome 1, fSclFor1.1, whole genome shotgun sequence, a single genomic window includes:
- the LOC114911876 gene encoding trace amine-associated receptor 1-like, with the protein MMNYSHPGTSQNLHFCYESSKKSCPQYIYSIALRVPLYIFFAAAILLTVFGNLLVIIAIAHFKQLHTPTNFLVLSLAIADFLLGAITMPPSMVRSMETCWYLGNLFCKFHNSTAVTLSTASIVNLSFISIDRYYAVCKPLQYQTKITNCVTLVMILICWSLSVVTGFGMVFLELNILGIEDFYYENIECVGGCILFQSFASSFTSSTVSFYIPGFIMIGIYRKIFLIAKRQAQSIQASGCHKANSERSKTQSKMEQKSTKTLAIVMGVFLSCWSPFFLCNIIDPVIGYSTPPLLLDTLVWIGYLNSAFNPLIYAFFYSWFRKAFITIIFCEIYHPNSSRTNLFTN; encoded by the coding sequence ATGATGAACTACAGCCATCCTGGGACGTCTCAGAACTTACACTTCTGTTATGAATCCTCTAAGAAGTCTTGTCCACAGTATATTTATTCGATAGCATTACGAGTtcctctgtacattttttttgcagctgccaTTCTCCTCACAGTCTTTGGAAACCTTCTCGTCATCATCGCAATAGCTCATTTCAAACAGCTCCATACTCCGACTAACTTCCTCGTCCTCTCCCTGGCCATCGCTGACTTCCTTCTTGGAGCGATCACCATGCCACCTAGCATGGTTCGTTCAATGGAGACCTGCTGGTATTTGGGCAATTTGTTCTGTAAATTCCACAATAGTAcagctgtcactttaagcaCTGCATCCATTGTTAATCTTTCCTTCATATCTATTGATCGATATTATGCTGTCTGTAAGCCCCTACAGTATcagacaaaaatcacaaactgtGTCACTTTGGTCATGATCCTGATCTGCTGGAGCCTGTCTGTTGTTACTGGGTTTGGGATGGTATTCCTAGAGCTGAATATCTTGGGCATTGAGgacttttattatgaaaacattGAATGTGTTGGAGGCTGTATTTTGTTCCAAAGTTTTGCATCAAGTTTTACATCTTCCACTGTCTCATTTTACATCCCGGGATTCATTATGATTGGTATCTACCGGAAAATCTTCCTCATAGCAAAGAGACAGGCTCAGTCTATTCAGGCCTCAGGGTGTCACAAGGCCAACTCTGAAAGGAGCAAAACTCAGAGCAAGATGGAGCAGAAGTCCACCAAGACCCTTGCAATTGTTATGGGTGTTTTTCTGTCATGCTGGTCCCCCTTCTTTCTATGCAACATCATTGATCCAGTCATCGGCTATTCCACTCCACCATTACTGCTTGATACACTGGTTTGGATCGGCTATTTAAATTCAGCATTTAATCCCCTGATTTATGCGTTCTTCTACAGCTGGTTCAGGAAAGCCTTCATAACGataatattttgtgaaatataTCATCCCAATTCTTCAagaacaaatttatttacaaactag
- the LOC108928502 gene encoding trace amine-associated receptor 1-like gives MMNYSQPRTSQNLHFCYESSNKSCPQYIYSMAVRVPLYIFFAAAILLTVFGNLLIIIAIAHFKQLHTPTNFLVLSLAIADFLLGTITMPPSMVQTLETCWYLGNLFCKFHNSTAVTLCTASILNLSFISIDRYYAVCQPLQYQTKITNCVTLVMILICWSLSVLTGFGMVFLELNIWGIEDFYYENIDCVGGCTLFQSFASSFTSSTLSFYIPGFIMIGIYRKIFLIAKRQARSIQASGCHKANSERSKTQSKMERKSTKTLAIVMGVFLSCWSPFFLCNIIYPVFYISPVLLDILVWIGYLNSTFNPMIYAFFYSWFRKAFIIIIFCKIYQPNSSRTNLFTN, from the coding sequence TCTCAAAACTTACACTTCTGTTACGAATCTTCTAACAAGTCTTGTCCTCAGTATATTTATTCGATGGCAGTACGGGTtcctctgtacattttttttgcagctgccaTTCTCCTCACAGTCTTTGGAAATCTACTCATCATCATTGCAATAGCTCATTTCAAACAGCTCCACACTCCGACTAACTTCCTCGTCCTCTCCCTGGCCATCGCTGACTTCCTTCTTGGAACGATCACCATGCCACCTAGTATGGTTCAGACACTGGAGACCTGCTGGTATTTGGGCAATCTGTTCTGTAAATTCCACAATAGTACAGCTGTCACTCTATGCACAGCATCAATTTTAAACCTTTCCTTCATATCTATTGATCGATATTATGCTGTCTGTCAGCCCCTACAGTATcagacaaaaatcacaaactgtGTCACTTTGGTCATGATCCTGATCTGCTGGAGCCTGTCTGTTCTTACTGGGTTTGGGATGGTATTCTTAGAGCTGAATATCTGGGGCATTGAGGACTTTTATTACGAAAACATTGATTGTGTTGGAGGCTGTACTTTGTTCCAAAGTTTTGCATCAAGTTTTACATCTTCCACTCTCTCATTTTACATCCCGGGATTCATTATGATTGGTATCTACCGGAAAATCTTCCTCATAGCAAAGAGACAAGCTCGGTCTATTCAGGCCTCAGGGTGTCACAAGGCCAACTCTGAAAGGAGCAAAACTCAGAGCAAGATGGAACGGAAGTCCACTAAGACTCTTGCAATTGTTATGGGTGTTTTTCTGTCATGCTGGTCCCCCTTCtttttgtgcaatatcattTATCCAGTCTTTTACATTTCACCAGTACTGCTTGATATACTTGTTTGGATTGGCTATTTAAATTCAACATTTAATCCCATGATTTATGCGTTCTTCTACAGTTGGTTCAGGAAGgctttcataataataatattttgcaaaatatatcAACCCAATTCTTCAagaacaaatttatttacaaattag